One window of Robiginitalea biformata HTCC2501 genomic DNA carries:
- a CDS encoding type 1 glutamine amidotransferase domain-containing protein, whose translation MKKIAILATNGFEESELKSPKEAMEAEGFQVDIVSPESGSIKGWSDGNWSNSYTVDKTLSQVDAKDYNALVLPGGVYNPDQLRVNEDALLFVRDFFKLKKPVAAICHAPQILISAGVVEGRTLTSYKSIKDDLINAGATWKDQAVVVDEGFVTSRNPGDLPAFNSKVIEEIREGKHEEQHA comes from the coding sequence ATGAAGAAGATAGCCATATTAGCTACGAATGGATTTGAGGAAAGCGAATTAAAATCCCCGAAAGAAGCGATGGAAGCCGAAGGTTTCCAGGTCGATATAGTCAGCCCGGAATCCGGATCCATCAAAGGATGGTCCGACGGAAACTGGTCTAACAGTTATACGGTGGATAAAACGCTGAGCCAGGTGGATGCCAAGGACTACAATGCCCTGGTACTGCCCGGAGGCGTATACAACCCGGACCAGCTGCGCGTCAATGAAGACGCATTGCTGTTTGTCCGCGATTTCTTCAAGCTGAAGAAGCCCGTGGCAGCCATTTGCCACGCCCCGCAAATCCTGATCAGCGCCGGCGTCGTAGAAGGACGCACGCTGACCTCCTATAAATCGATCAAAGACGACCTGATCAATGCAGGCGCAACCTGGAAAGACCAGGCGGTAGTTGTGGACGAAGGTTTTGTGACCAGCCGCAACCCGGGAGACCTGCCCGCCTTCAACAGTAAAGTGATCGAAGAGATCCGCGAAGGCAAGCACGAGGAACAGCACGCCTGA
- a CDS encoding methionine aminotransferase encodes MKLPFESKLPGLEPSIFGVMNRISLDAGALNLAQGFPDFGADPELIRLHSEALEEGYNQYAPMSGIYSLREAIAEKTETLYGASYHPETEVTVTAGATQALYTAIAATIRPGDEVIVFKPAYDHYEPSVKAHGGVPVLLQLQGPDFRIDWVAFDAALTASTRMVIINTPHNPSGTVLSREDMEMLETRLRGTNILVLSDEVYEHLVFDGQEHQSVARFPGLRERAFVCASFGKTFHITGWKTGYCLAPELLMQEFRKIHEFAIFCVSHPAQRALKTYLENPDHYLELNDFMQRKRDLFLEAVASSRFTFTPAAGTYFQLLGYQDISEAPDTEFAETLARDKGLAGIPISVFNRNRQDNRQLRFCFAKKDETLKRAGEILSQV; translated from the coding sequence ATGAAACTACCTTTTGAATCGAAACTCCCTGGTCTGGAACCCTCCATTTTCGGGGTGATGAACCGCATTTCCCTGGACGCCGGGGCCCTGAACCTCGCCCAGGGGTTCCCGGATTTCGGCGCCGACCCGGAACTCATCCGCCTGCACAGCGAGGCCCTGGAGGAAGGCTACAACCAGTATGCGCCCATGTCGGGCATCTACTCGCTCCGGGAAGCCATTGCCGAAAAGACGGAAACCCTTTACGGGGCCAGCTACCACCCGGAAACTGAAGTCACGGTAACGGCCGGGGCCACCCAGGCGCTCTATACGGCCATTGCAGCCACTATCCGGCCCGGGGACGAGGTGATCGTCTTTAAGCCGGCGTACGACCATTACGAGCCTTCGGTAAAGGCCCACGGCGGGGTACCCGTGCTCCTGCAATTGCAGGGACCGGATTTCCGGATCGACTGGGTGGCCTTCGATGCCGCCCTGACCGCCTCCACCAGGATGGTGATCATCAACACCCCCCACAACCCGAGCGGGACCGTGCTTTCCCGGGAGGATATGGAAATGCTCGAAACCCGGCTTCGGGGGACGAATATCCTGGTGCTGAGCGACGAGGTATACGAACACCTGGTCTTTGACGGGCAGGAACACCAAAGCGTCGCCCGGTTCCCGGGCCTCCGGGAACGGGCATTTGTCTGCGCCTCTTTTGGGAAAACCTTTCATATCACCGGGTGGAAAACCGGGTACTGCCTGGCCCCGGAACTGCTGATGCAGGAATTCCGGAAAATCCACGAATTCGCGATTTTCTGCGTGAGCCACCCGGCCCAGCGGGCCCTGAAAACCTACCTGGAAAACCCGGACCACTACCTGGAACTCAACGATTTTATGCAGCGCAAGCGCGATCTCTTCCTGGAGGCCGTGGCCAGCTCCCGTTTTACGTTTACCCCTGCGGCAGGCACCTATTTCCAGCTGCTGGGTTACCAGGACATCAGCGAGGCCCCGGATACGGAATTCGCCGAAACACTGGCCCGCGACAAGGGCCTGGCCGGCATCCCGATTTCCGTATTTAACCGAAACCGGCAGGACAACCGCCAGCTGCGTTTCTGTTTTGCTAAAAAAGATGAGACGCTCAAACGCGCGGGGGAGATCCTGAGCCAGGTCTGA